The Candidatus Bathyarchaeota archaeon DNA segment CTGGAGTAACAAAAAATACTCTTATGTGCTTGGTTATATCGTCATCTGACAGTTTGATCTTCCAATATCCCGTCTGAGCTATTCTTTCACGAAGAGTTATTTTGCCGGAGATGACCGCAACCACTCTGCAAGATTTGGGCTGATAGATAATAAGATCAACGTCTGGAAGGTGTGAACCAAACTCGCCATAGTCAATCAATAGATTCCGTTTCACTCTGTTGAGTTCTGTGGGAAGATTTCTGCTCAAGGTTTTTTCAAGCCGATAACCGCCTACTATTCTTAATCCGAGATCTTCAACTTCTTTTCTAATTATGTACAAGACCAAATTTTCGTAGTTTTTCCCTTTGAAAGCTCTCCATGATTGTTCATGATCACCGCTTGGCGTAGGGCTTTTCAACCAATCTTTATAATGAATCTTCTTAGCCTCGTTCAACAATTTAGATATATATTGATACGTATCGTCACCGTAGATCTTTCTTTTTTTCCTCGTATAACTTGATCAAGTCTCTGATATTCACCTCATCCTCTCCTCTTGTAATGAGTCCATTCGACTTTACGAGAACCTTCTGCACAAGGTTGCTTTTTAGAAGATTTTCTCATAATCAATAGATACTTAAAACCTCGCAAAAAGAAATTGAATCTTCTCGCACGATTATACCACAAACCTGTATGTGAGGACTGCCCTCTTCTCGCTACACAGATAATGTCAACAGGTTCGAAGTACTTACATAAGTACTCATATATCTTAAGGCCTACCGGTGTAAACTTCTTCTTAACCCATTGATCTCCTATTAACCAGCCCAATATCTTTCCCTCTTTCAGTAGCCCATGCGATTCAACCATTACTTTCTCAAGTTCCTCATAAAACTCCTCTTTCTCACTG contains these protein-coding regions:
- a CDS encoding BsaWI family type II restriction enzyme, with translation MKSPTPSGDHEQSWRAFKGKNYENLVLYIIRKEVEDLGLRIVGGYRLEKTLSRNLPTELNRVKRNLLIDYGEFGSHLPDVDLIIYQPKSCRVVAVISGKITLRERIAQTGYWKIKLSDDDITKHIRVFFVTPDEDRTLSIRQPAKKGRAIVEIDTDGAHIMSETPVEESNKVKMFDKFIPDLRKLLASF